In Silene latifolia isolate original U9 population chromosome X, ASM4854445v1, whole genome shotgun sequence, the following proteins share a genomic window:
- the LOC141618356 gene encoding heavy metal-associated isoprenylated plant protein 12-like isoform X3 produces MKKVILQLDVHDEKSKQKAMKMVSSLFGIDSISMDMKERKLTLTGDIDAVKIVSKLRKAYNTQIISVGPVKEPEKKKDEPKKDEPKKLEYIYPAHKMMTGYVQGYPPIPYYAKSIEEDPNACVIC; encoded by the exons ATGAAG aaagtGATTTTACAATTGGATGTACATGACGAGAAGTCCAAGCAAAAGGCTATGAAGATGGTTTCTTCACTTTTTG GGATCGACTCAATATCAATGGACATGAAGGAAAGGAAATTGACCCTAACAGGGGACATAGACGCAGTGAAAATCGTTAGCAAATTGAGGAAAGCTTACAATACGCAAATTATTTCAGTTGGGCCGGTGAAAGAACCGGAGAAGAAAAAAGACGAGCCGAAGAAAGATGAACCGAAAAAACTCGAATACATATATCCGGCCCATAAGATGATGACCGGATATGTCCAGGGTTATCCTCCTATTCCCTACTATGCTAAAAGCATTGAAGAAGACCCAAATGCATGTGTTATTTGTTGA